The DNA segment ACATCTAGAACCGCTGCGCTTGTCTTATCAATTTGCAACTGGCTTCTCTCCATTTTCTGCCATGTTACTGGCTAAAAAAGGAATAAATCAAATCACATCGTGTCATGAGACAACCTTAAACTATTTGTCCAAACAATCTCTAAACCTATCAGAACTAGAGAGTAAGCAAGTTGAGCAACTGAATCGAGTCGGCATCAAAAACTTTTCAGAACTACTTAAAATCCCTTTAAAAGAAGTAGCTCGTCGATTCAATATCGATCTGGTGAATTACGTTGGTAGGCTGCTTGGGCAGCTCTCCCACCCTGTTCCATTCTTCCAGCCACAAGAAGCGTTTGAAAGTAGCTTAGAGCTCCTGTATGACATTGAAAATATTCAGTGGTTATACAGACCTCTAACACGCCTATTACAGCAACTTGAAACCTTCTTGACTCTCAGAAATCGAGTGGCTTACGAGCTTAGATTGACCCTATCACAAAGAGATGCAGCCCCAGAAAGCATTATCTTTACCTCTGGTGGCGGTGACTATCGCCATGAGAAGTGGCAAAAGCTGTGTGGATTGACTCTCGAGTCAGTCAAGCTATCTGGTCCTGTTTATCACCTCACCCTCAAAGCCATAAGAACAGGGCAAATGAATCAAGACTACATTGATATTTTTGATGGCGATAAAGGTAATCGAAACGGTGCAGACCTCATCGCACTCCTTCAAGCGAAGCTAGGTAATCATAACGTCACTCGGCCAATTCCTAATGCCGATCACCGGCCAGAAAAATCAACGCGATTTGAACATGCCGATCGCTCTATAAAAGGTTCACAAGATGCCCAAGCAATGACAATCAACCGCCTGCGTCCAACACGTTTGATTAATCCGCCAGCACCACTTGCACACAAAATAGAGTTAGTCCATGGACCTGAGAGAATCGTCACTGGCTGGTGGGACGGAGAGGTGATCACTCGTGACTACTTTGTCGCTTTGACACCTCAATCAGAGTGGCTGTGGGTATTTCGCACTGAGCAAAAACAGTGGTTTTTACATGGCTATTTTAGCTAGTTTCACGGTATCGCTATGTCTTACTCCGAGCTATTTTGTCAAAGCAATTTCTCTTTTTTAACTGGTGCTTCACACCCAGAAGAGCTGGTTCGCCAAGCTG comes from the Vibrio astriarenae genome and includes:
- a CDS encoding Y-family DNA polymerase, which encodes MSLWIYLHFPCLQLNTLFTDQSENEEQATIIVDTRQHCVVQANSLALEHGVKLGMGLGSASALCAQLNVHPYDEKIEVQRLNQVAQWLYLVTSDIALYAPNGLLLKASNMLTLYSDLNRYWEVIEQHLEPLRLSYQFATGFSPFSAMLLAKKGINQITSCHETTLNYLSKQSLNLSELESKQVEQLNRVGIKNFSELLKIPLKEVARRFNIDLVNYVGRLLGQLSHPVPFFQPQEAFESSLELLYDIENIQWLYRPLTRLLQQLETFLTLRNRVAYELRLTLSQRDAAPESIIFTSGGGDYRHEKWQKLCGLTLESVKLSGPVYHLTLKAIRTGQMNQDYIDIFDGDKGNRNGADLIALLQAKLGNHNVTRPIPNADHRPEKSTRFEHADRSIKGSQDAQAMTINRLRPTRLINPPAPLAHKIELVHGPERIVTGWWDGEVITRDYFVALTPQSEWLWVFRTEQKQWFLHGYFS